A portion of the Malania oleifera isolate guangnan ecotype guangnan chromosome 3, ASM2987363v1, whole genome shotgun sequence genome contains these proteins:
- the LOC131151475 gene encoding berberine bridge enzyme-like 18 yields the protein MKTPYQTPSLLSLSFHLLFFLSIAWAASASVHDSFLQCLSLRSNDSDSISKVIYTPANSSFFSILQSSIYNMHFSTPITPKPLVIITPLHESHIQATIICSKEHGLEIRTRSGGHDFEGLSFVAHVPFVIVDLINLRSINVDVENETAWIQAGATLGEVYYTVAQKSRTLGFPAGMCPTVGAGGHISGGGYGTMMRKYGLAADHVIDARIVVASGEVLDRKSMGEDLFWAIRGGGGASFGVIVAWKIELVQVPPTVTVFNVTRDTSQNAINLIYRWQYVAEKIDRDLFIMPLISTANSASQQGTRTIQVSFLSLFLGKIDELVSLMRDDFPELGLAKKDCIEMSWIESIHYFAEFPKGSPLEDVLNRTSDDGIGSFKGKSDYVTKPISKLSWENIWGKIHEDDGKTAKIILVPYGGRMSEISESALPFPHRAGYIYKIFYRVTWDQDEENTTAIQYVEWLRRLYKYMAPHVSKSPRGAYLNYRDLDLGTNNKFGNTSYKRASIWGRKYFNKNFDRLVHVKTMADLANFFRNEQSIPSIST from the coding sequence ATGAAGACTCCCTATCAAACCCCTTCCctgctttctctctcttttcatcttctcttcttcttatcAATTGCATGGGCAGCTTCTGCCTCTGTGCATGACAGCTTTCTGCAATGCCTTTCCCTGCGTTCCAACGATTCCGACTCCATCTCCAAAGTCATTTACACCCCGGCCAATTCCTCCTTCTTTTCTATACTGCAGTCCTCCATTTATAATATGCATTTCTCGACACCTATTACGCCAAAACCTTTAGTCATCATTACACCTCTGCATGAATCCCATATTCAAGCGACCATCATCTGCTCCAAAGAGCATGGCTTGGAGATTAGGACTCGGAGCGGTGGCCATGACTTTGAAGGTCTTTCCTTTGTGGCACACGTTCCATTTGTGATTGTCGATCTCATCAATCTTCGATCTATAAATGTAGACGTCGAGAACGAAACTGCATGGATTCAGGCAGGTGCAACTTTGGGCGAAGTTTATTATACAGTTGCCCAGAAAAGTCGAACTCTGGGCTTTCCTGCTGGTATGTGCCCTACAGTAGGTGCTGGTGGCCACATCAGTGGGGGAGGCTATGGCACAATGATGCGTAAATACGGCTTGGCGGCTGATCATGTGATTGATGCTCGCATTGTAGTTGCTAGTGGCGAAGTTCTTGACAGAAAATCTATGGGGGAGGACTTGTTTTGGGCCATTAGAGGAGGAGGAGGTGCAAGCTTTGGAGTCATCGTGGCCTGGAAGATAGAATTGGTTCAAGTCCCACCAACAGTGACCGTTTTCAATGTCACTAGAGACACGAGCCAAAACGCAATAAACTTGATTTATCGGTGGCAATATGTTGCAGAAAAAATTGATAGAGATCTGTTCATCATGCCTCTAATAAGTACTGCCAATAGTGCTAGCCAGCAAGGCACACGAACCATACAAGTTTCATTCCTTTCCTTGTTTCTTGGGAAGATTGATGAACTAGTCTCGCTGATGCGTGACGACTTCCCAGAACTAGGTTTGGCCAAGAAAGATTGTATTGAAATGAGCTGGATAGAATCCATCCACTATTTTGCAGAATTTCCCAAGGGCAGTCCTCTTGAGGATGTGCTGAATAGGACAAGTGATGACGGGATAGGGTCCTTTAAGGGGAAATCAGACTACGTCACAAAGCCGATTTCCAAGCTTTCGTGGGAGAATATATGGGGAAAGATTCATGAGGATGACGGCAAGACAGCAAAAATAATCTTGGTTCCTTATGGTGGAAGAATGAGTGAGATTTCAGAATCTGCACTTCCTTTTCCGCATAGAGCTGGCTACATATACAAAATCTTTTACAGAGTGACTTGGGATCAAGATGAGGAAAATACAACAGCCATACAGTATGTTGAATGGCTTAGGAGGCTTTACAAGTATATGGCTCCCCATGTTTCGAAATCCCCAAGAGGTGCATATCTCAACTATAGAGACCTTGACTTGGGCACGAACAACAAATTTGGCAACACAAGCTATAAAAGGGCGAGCATTTGGggtagaaaatatttcaacaaaaatTTTGACAGATTGGTGCATGTGAAGACCATGGCAGATCTTGCAAATTTCTTTCGAAATGAGCAGAGCATTCCATCTATTTCAACTTAA